One window of Cellulomonas shaoxiangyii genomic DNA carries:
- the leuC gene encoding 3-isopropylmalate dehydratase large subunit: MAGTLAEKVWDAHVVRRGTDGAPDLLYIDLHLVHEVTSPQAFEGLRLAGRPLRRPDLTIATEDHNTPTLDIDRPIADTTSRTQIETLRRNAAEFGVRIHSLGDADQGIVHQVGPQLGLTQPGLTVVCGDSHTSTHGAFGALAFGIGTSEVEHVLATQTLPLAPFKTMAITVDGQLPPGATAKDIILAIIAKIGTGGGQGYVLEYRGEAIRSLSMEGRMTICNMSIEAGARAGMIAPDETTFAYLEGRPHAPEGADWEAAVAYWRTLRTDDDAVFDAEVVLEAADLEPFVTWGTNPGQGLPLSGAVPVPEEIADANERVAAERAIEYMGLTPGQPLRDIHVDTVFIGSCTNGRIEDLRAVAKLVEGRKKAEDVRVLVVPASARVRLQAEAEGLDRIFLDFGAEWRNAGCSMCLGMNPDQLAPGERSASTSNRNFEGRQGKGGRTHLVSPLVAAATAIRGTLSSVADLGPDVPVPDGSPLVRTDALQSA, from the coding sequence ATGGCCGGCACGCTGGCGGAGAAGGTCTGGGACGCGCACGTGGTGCGCCGCGGCACGGACGGCGCACCCGACCTGCTGTACATCGACCTGCACCTGGTCCACGAGGTGACCAGCCCGCAGGCGTTCGAGGGCCTGCGGCTCGCGGGCCGTCCCCTGCGTCGGCCGGACCTCACGATCGCGACCGAGGACCACAACACCCCGACGCTCGACATCGACCGCCCGATCGCGGACACGACGAGCCGGACCCAGATCGAGACGCTGCGCCGCAACGCCGCGGAGTTCGGCGTCCGCATCCACTCGCTCGGGGACGCCGACCAGGGGATCGTCCACCAGGTGGGACCCCAGCTCGGCCTCACGCAGCCCGGGCTGACGGTGGTCTGCGGCGACTCCCACACGTCGACGCACGGCGCCTTCGGCGCGCTCGCGTTCGGCATCGGCACGAGCGAGGTCGAGCACGTGCTCGCGACGCAGACGCTGCCGCTGGCGCCCTTCAAGACCATGGCGATCACGGTCGACGGCCAGCTGCCGCCGGGTGCGACGGCGAAGGACATCATCCTCGCGATCATCGCGAAGATCGGCACGGGCGGCGGGCAGGGCTACGTGCTCGAGTACCGCGGCGAGGCGATCCGGTCCCTCTCGATGGAGGGCCGCATGACCATCTGCAACATGTCGATCGAGGCCGGCGCCCGCGCGGGCATGATCGCTCCGGACGAGACGACGTTCGCGTACCTCGAGGGGCGTCCGCACGCGCCCGAGGGCGCCGACTGGGAGGCCGCGGTCGCGTACTGGCGCACGCTGCGCACGGACGACGACGCCGTGTTCGACGCCGAGGTCGTGCTGGAGGCCGCCGACCTCGAGCCGTTCGTCACGTGGGGCACGAACCCGGGCCAGGGCCTGCCGCTGTCGGGCGCGGTCCCCGTGCCGGAGGAGATCGCCGACGCCAACGAGCGAGTCGCCGCCGAGCGCGCCATCGAGTACATGGGTCTGACGCCCGGCCAGCCGCTGCGCGACATCCACGTGGACACGGTCTTCATCGGCTCGTGCACGAACGGCCGCATCGAGGACCTGCGCGCCGTCGCCAAGCTGGTCGAGGGCCGCAAGAAGGCCGAGGACGTCCGCGTCCTGGTCGTCCCGGCGTCCGCGCGCGTGCGCCTGCAGGCCGAGGCCGAGGGGCTCGACCGGATCTTCCTCGACTTCGGCGCCGAGTGGCGCAACGCCGGCTGCTCGATGTGCCTGGGCATGAACCCCGACCAGCTCGCGCCGGGCGAGCGCTCCGCGTCGACGTCCAACCGGAACTTCGAGGGCCGGCAGGGCAAGGGTGGCCGGACGCACCTCGTCTCGCCGCTGGTCGCCGCGGCGACCGCCATCCGCGGCACGCTGTCGTCCGTCGCGGACCTGGGCCCGGACGTGCCGGTGCCCGACGGCAGCCCGCTCGTGCGCACCGACGCCCTGCAGTCCGCCTGA
- the leuD gene encoding 3-isopropylmalate dehydratase small subunit, whose amino-acid sequence MEKFTQHTGVGVPLRRSNVDTDQIIPAVYLKRVTRTGFEDALFAAWRGDPSFVLNQDAYRAGSVLVAGPDFGTGSSREHAVWALKDYGFRVVIASRFADIFRGNSGKQGLLAAQVAQEDVELLWKVLETRPGTEVTVDLEARTVLADDVVVPFQVDEYTRWRLLEGLDDIGLTLQHVDEITAFEERREAWRPRTLPAKHLPSVEVRPARPVVGVELGTTRLA is encoded by the coding sequence ATGGAGAAGTTCACCCAGCACACCGGTGTCGGCGTCCCGCTGCGGCGCAGCAACGTGGACACCGACCAGATCATCCCGGCGGTGTACCTCAAGCGGGTCACCCGCACGGGCTTCGAGGACGCGCTGTTCGCCGCGTGGCGCGGCGACCCGTCGTTCGTCCTCAACCAGGACGCGTACCGCGCCGGATCGGTGCTCGTGGCCGGCCCCGACTTCGGCACGGGGTCCTCGCGCGAGCACGCCGTCTGGGCCCTCAAGGACTACGGCTTCCGCGTCGTCATCGCGTCGCGGTTCGCCGACATCTTCCGCGGCAACTCCGGCAAGCAGGGCCTGCTCGCCGCGCAGGTCGCGCAGGAGGACGTCGAGCTGCTCTGGAAGGTCCTCGAGACCCGTCCCGGCACCGAGGTGACGGTCGACCTCGAGGCGCGGACGGTGCTCGCGGACGACGTGGTCGTGCCGTTCCAGGTCGACGAGTACACGCGCTGGCGCCTGCTCGAGGGCCTCGACGACATCGGCCTCACGCTGCAGCACGTCGACGAGATCACCGCGTTCGAGGAGCGTCGCGAGGCGTGGCGGCCGCGCACGCTGCCCGCCAAGCACCTCCCCTCGGTCGAGGTGCGCCCGGCGCGTCCCGTCGTGGGCGTCGAGCTGGGGACGACGCGGCTCGCCTGA
- a CDS encoding NAD(P)H-dependent glycerol-3-phosphate dehydrogenase, translating to MTSVDAPLRAAVLGSGSWGTTFAAVLADAGCTVTVWGRDAATVREIATESRNSRYLPGVELPAGVTASDDARAALRGADVVAVAVPSQRARDVLVPLADAIGPQTVVVSLMKGVELGTDRRMSEVVAESLGLPAARVAVLSGPNLAREIALRQPTATVVASASDATARIVARACASSYFRPYTNRDVVGVELCGAVKNVIALAVGISQGRGMGYNTMATVITRGLVEITRLGLALGADADTFPGLAGMGDLMATCASPDSRNHTLGVHIGRGMTLDDAIVATGGTAEGVKSSRSVLELATSLGVEMPITSAVVQVLHEDLPVDRLAGLLLARPHKAEGV from the coding sequence GTGACGTCCGTCGACGCGCCGCTGCGCGCTGCGGTGCTCGGGTCGGGGAGCTGGGGGACGACGTTCGCCGCGGTCCTGGCGGACGCCGGCTGCACCGTCACCGTCTGGGGCCGGGACGCGGCGACGGTGCGGGAGATCGCCACGGAGAGCCGCAACAGCCGCTACCTGCCGGGAGTCGAGCTGCCGGCGGGCGTGACGGCCAGCGACGATGCGCGCGCCGCGCTGCGCGGGGCCGACGTCGTCGCCGTGGCCGTGCCGTCGCAGCGGGCGCGCGACGTGCTGGTGCCGCTCGCCGACGCGATCGGCCCGCAGACGGTCGTCGTCTCGCTCATGAAGGGCGTCGAGCTGGGGACCGACCGGCGGATGAGCGAGGTCGTCGCCGAGAGCCTCGGGCTCCCGGCGGCCCGGGTCGCGGTGCTGTCGGGGCCGAACCTCGCGCGCGAGATCGCCCTGCGTCAGCCGACCGCCACGGTCGTGGCGTCGGCGAGCGACGCGACCGCGCGGATCGTCGCGCGTGCGTGCGCGTCGTCCTACTTCCGTCCCTACACCAACCGCGACGTCGTCGGCGTCGAGCTGTGCGGGGCGGTGAAGAACGTCATCGCGCTCGCGGTCGGCATATCGCAGGGCCGCGGCATGGGCTACAACACGATGGCGACCGTCATCACGCGCGGCCTCGTCGAGATCACGCGTCTCGGCCTGGCGCTCGGCGCCGACGCCGACACGTTCCCCGGCCTGGCCGGCATGGGCGACCTCATGGCGACGTGCGCGTCGCCGGACTCGCGCAACCACACCCTGGGCGTGCACATCGGGCGCGGCATGACGCTCGACGACGCGATCGTCGCCACGGGCGGCACGGCGGAGGGCGTGAAGTCGTCCCGGTCGGTCCTGGAGCTCGCGACGTCGCTCGGTGTCGAGATGCCGATCACGTCCGCGGTCGTGCAGGTGCTGCACGAGGACCTGCCGGTCGACCGCCTCGCCGGGCTGCTGCTGGCGCGCCCGCACAAGGCCGAGGGCGTCTAG
- the murA gene encoding UDP-N-acetylglucosamine 1-carboxyvinyltransferase, whose translation MTDLLYVDGGNPLRGDITVRGAKNFVSKAMVAALLGETPSELRNVPQIRDVAVVTGLLELHGVRVDADAEGGILRLDPTDVEQAHVADIDAHAGSSRIPILFCGPLLHRLGEAFIPDLGGCRIGDRPINYHLDILRQFGAVVDKTDNGIHIRAPRRLQGTKIALPYPSVGATEQLLLTAVRAEGITELSNAAIEPEIMDLINVLQKMGAIISVATDRVIRIEGVDRLFGFQHTALSDRIEAASWASAALATGGDVYVRGATQPEMTTFLNTFRKVGGEFTIDDDGIRFFHPGGDLRSLQLETDVHPGFMTDWQQPLVVALTQARGLSIVHETVYENRFGFVDALVGMGATIQVYKECLGGRPCRFGQRNFYHSAVISGPTPLSAAEIEVPDLRGGFSHLIAALTAKGTSAVRGISLIDRGYERFTDKLDALGAQFSREPVPVR comes from the coding sequence ATGACCGACCTGCTGTATGTCGACGGTGGCAACCCGCTGCGCGGAGACATCACCGTCCGTGGCGCCAAGAACTTCGTCTCCAAGGCGATGGTCGCCGCACTCCTCGGCGAGACCCCGAGCGAGCTGCGCAACGTTCCCCAGATCCGCGACGTGGCTGTCGTCACGGGGCTGCTGGAGCTGCACGGCGTCCGGGTGGACGCCGACGCCGAGGGCGGGATCCTCCGCCTCGACCCCACGGACGTGGAGCAGGCGCACGTCGCGGACATCGACGCGCACGCCGGCTCGAGCCGGATCCCGATCCTCTTCTGCGGCCCGCTGCTGCACCGTCTCGGCGAGGCGTTCATCCCCGACCTGGGCGGCTGCCGGATCGGCGACCGGCCGATCAACTACCACCTCGACATCCTGCGCCAGTTCGGTGCCGTGGTGGACAAGACGGACAACGGGATCCACATCCGTGCGCCGCGCCGCCTGCAGGGCACGAAGATCGCGCTGCCGTACCCGAGCGTCGGGGCGACCGAGCAGCTGCTGCTCACCGCCGTCCGTGCCGAGGGCATCACGGAGCTGTCGAACGCCGCGATCGAGCCCGAGATCATGGACCTCATCAACGTCCTGCAGAAGATGGGCGCGATCATCTCCGTCGCGACCGACCGCGTGATCCGGATCGAGGGCGTCGACCGCCTCTTCGGCTTCCAGCACACCGCGCTGTCCGACCGCATCGAGGCTGCGTCCTGGGCGTCGGCCGCGCTGGCGACGGGCGGCGACGTGTACGTGCGCGGCGCGACGCAGCCGGAGATGACGACGTTCCTCAACACGTTCCGCAAGGTCGGCGGCGAGTTCACCATCGACGACGACGGCATCCGGTTCTTCCACCCCGGCGGGGACCTGCGCTCCCTGCAGCTCGAGACCGACGTGCACCCCGGGTTCATGACCGACTGGCAGCAGCCGCTCGTCGTGGCGCTGACCCAGGCGCGCGGCCTGTCGATCGTGCACGAGACGGTGTACGAGAACCGGTTCGGCTTCGTCGACGCCCTGGTGGGCATGGGCGCGACGATCCAGGTCTACAAGGAGTGCCTGGGCGGGCGGCCGTGCCGCTTCGGGCAGCGCAACTTCTACCACTCGGCCGTCATCTCGGGCCCCACGCCGCTGTCCGCCGCGGAGATCGAGGTGCCGGACCTGCGCGGCGGGTTCAGCCACCTCATCGCGGCCCTCACGGCCAAGGGCACGTCGGCCGTGCGCGGCATCAGCCTCATCGACCGCGGGTACGAGCGCTTCACGGACAAGCTCGACGCCCTGGGCGCCCAGTTCAGCCGGGAGCCGGTCCCCGTGCGCTGA
- a CDS encoding IclR family transcriptional regulator, with product MDNSSGVGVLDKAASVLSALEAGPATLAQLVAATHLARPTAHRLAVALEHHRLVARDLQGRFILGPRLSELSTAAGEDRLLAAAGPVLALLRDHTGESAQLYRRQGDQRICVAAAERPIGLRDSIPVGATLTMQAGSAAQILLAWEEPDRLHRGLQGAKFTATILSGVRRRGWAQSVSEREVGVASVSAPVRGPSGRVVAAVSVSGPLERLSRQPGRLHAAAVVSAANRLTEVLRRTAD from the coding sequence ATGGACAACTCTAGCGGAGTCGGCGTCCTGGACAAGGCTGCGTCGGTGCTGAGCGCCCTCGAGGCCGGTCCGGCGACCCTCGCACAGCTCGTCGCCGCGACCCATCTGGCGCGCCCCACCGCTCACCGCCTCGCCGTCGCGCTCGAGCACCACCGGCTCGTCGCCCGCGACCTGCAGGGTCGCTTCATCCTCGGGCCGCGCCTCTCCGAGCTGTCGACCGCCGCCGGGGAGGACCGGCTGCTGGCGGCCGCGGGGCCCGTGCTCGCCCTGCTGCGCGACCACACGGGCGAGAGCGCGCAGCTGTACCGCCGGCAGGGCGACCAGCGCATCTGCGTCGCCGCCGCCGAGCGCCCGATCGGACTCCGCGACTCCATCCCGGTGGGCGCGACGCTGACCATGCAGGCCGGCTCGGCCGCCCAGATCCTCCTCGCGTGGGAGGAGCCGGACCGCCTGCACCGCGGGCTCCAGGGAGCCAAGTTCACGGCGACCATCCTCTCCGGCGTCCGGCGCCGCGGGTGGGCGCAGTCCGTGTCCGAGCGGGAGGTCGGCGTCGCCTCCGTCTCCGCGCCCGTCCGCGGGCCCTCCGGCCGCGTCGTCGCCGCCGTCTCCGTGTCGGGCCCCCTGGAACGCCTCTCGCGCCAGCCGGGCCGGCTGCACGCCGCCGCGGTCGTGTCGGCCGCGAACCGGCTCACCGAGGTGCTGCGCCGCACCGCCGACTGA
- a CDS encoding AAA family ATPase codes for MGVGVLCAVQGAAESAIVQAVEGSGGRLSVTRRCADLTELLAAAEAGLGGLAVVSADLDRLDREAVAVLHRCGVRVVGLGDPTRPWLAERLTAHGADLVVEVPADADAVVRDALGVLAGDAPPRAVVAPDPVPVARPGATVAVWGPTGAPGRTFVAVNLAAELADLGQDVLLVDADTYGGVVAQVLGVLDESPGLAAAARAAGQGTLDLPALARLAPVVLPRLRLLTGVSRADRWPELPGSSLEEVLRVARGLADVTVVDTGFCIEQDEVLSYDTRAPVRNAAALTALEQADLVLVVGAADPVGVQRLVRALGEVSERGLAATRRVVVNRLRPTVAGPRPAEAVAGALARYAGVRDVVLVPDDRAAADAALLEGRALREVAPGSPARRSLAALAADVVVAVGADVRASVT; via the coding sequence GTGGGCGTCGGAGTGCTGTGCGCCGTGCAGGGCGCCGCGGAGTCGGCGATCGTGCAGGCGGTGGAGGGCTCGGGCGGCCGCCTCTCCGTCACGCGGCGCTGCGCGGATCTCACGGAGCTCCTCGCGGCGGCCGAGGCGGGCCTCGGGGGCCTCGCCGTGGTGTCGGCGGACCTCGACCGCCTGGACCGGGAGGCGGTCGCGGTGCTGCACCGCTGCGGCGTCCGCGTCGTCGGGCTCGGCGACCCGACGCGCCCGTGGCTCGCGGAGCGGCTCACCGCGCACGGCGCCGACCTCGTGGTCGAGGTGCCCGCCGACGCCGACGCGGTCGTGCGGGACGCGCTCGGGGTGCTCGCCGGCGACGCCCCGCCGCGGGCGGTCGTCGCACCCGACCCGGTGCCCGTGGCCCGTCCCGGTGCCACGGTGGCCGTCTGGGGACCGACGGGTGCGCCGGGCCGCACCTTCGTCGCCGTCAACCTCGCAGCCGAGCTGGCCGACCTCGGGCAGGACGTGCTGCTGGTCGACGCCGACACGTACGGCGGGGTGGTCGCACAGGTGCTCGGCGTCCTGGACGAGTCGCCGGGCCTGGCGGCTGCTGCGCGCGCGGCCGGTCAGGGCACTCTCGACCTCCCGGCCCTGGCCCGGCTCGCGCCCGTGGTGCTGCCGCGCCTGCGGCTGCTGACCGGGGTGTCGCGCGCGGACCGGTGGCCGGAGCTGCCCGGGTCGTCGCTCGAGGAGGTCCTGCGCGTCGCCCGCGGGCTCGCGGACGTGACGGTCGTCGACACCGGCTTCTGCATCGAGCAGGACGAGGTGCTCAGCTACGACACCCGGGCGCCCGTGCGGAACGCGGCGGCGCTCACCGCCCTCGAGCAGGCGGACCTGGTGCTCGTGGTCGGCGCGGCCGACCCCGTCGGGGTGCAGCGCCTCGTCCGTGCCCTCGGCGAGGTGTCCGAGCGGGGGCTGGCGGCCACCCGCCGCGTCGTGGTCAACCGGCTGCGCCCCACCGTGGCGGGCCCGCGTCCGGCCGAGGCCGTGGCGGGAGCGCTGGCGCGGTACGCCGGGGTGCGCGACGTCGTCCTCGTGCCGGACGACCGGGCGGCGGCGGACGCGGCGCTGCTCGAGGGGCGGGCCCTGCGGGAGGTGGCGCCGGGCTCCCCGGCGCGCCGCAGCCTGGCCGCGCTGGCGGCGGACGTCGTGGTCGCCGTGGGCGCGGACGTACGCGCGAGCGTCACCTGA
- a CDS encoding helix-turn-helix domain-containing protein → MAPRFLTLADVSEILNVSAPQAYALVRSGELPAIQIGGRLQWRVEATELERYIERMYEQTRARNAHAGSQGDAGH, encoded by the coding sequence ATGGCCCCGCGGTTCCTGACGCTCGCCGACGTGTCCGAGATCCTCAACGTCTCGGCGCCGCAGGCGTACGCGCTGGTGCGCTCGGGCGAGCTGCCCGCGATCCAGATCGGCGGGCGGCTGCAGTGGCGCGTCGAGGCGACCGAGCTGGAGCGGTACATCGAGCGGATGTACGAGCAGACGCGCGCCCGCAACGCCCACGCCGGCTCGCAGGGCGACGCCGGGCACTGA
- a CDS encoding DUF6912 family protein — MRVYIPVTLDELQESSPVLLDPRPAHAVTAALRAAWSEEDEEGWEYAAQASAADGSLVLLAGRPDAPRLRVLVAADVADACVTAPATTTVPSAVDVVCGVGLDQIVSIHVDEPEAAEDVAAAAAGDEDALERLEERDLLWYDVTEVADIPRA; from the coding sequence GTGCGCGTCTACATCCCTGTCACCCTCGACGAGCTGCAGGAGTCCTCCCCGGTCCTCCTCGACCCCCGCCCTGCCCACGCGGTCACTGCCGCGCTGCGCGCGGCCTGGAGCGAGGAGGACGAGGAGGGCTGGGAGTACGCGGCGCAGGCGAGCGCGGCGGACGGCAGCCTCGTCCTGCTCGCCGGTCGGCCGGACGCACCGCGCCTGCGCGTGCTCGTCGCCGCCGACGTCGCCGACGCCTGCGTCACGGCGCCCGCGACGACCACCGTCCCGTCCGCCGTCGACGTCGTGTGCGGAGTCGGCCTCGACCAGATCGTCAGCATCCACGTCGACGAGCCGGAGGCCGCGGAGGACGTCGCCGCGGCGGCCGCGGGTGACGAGGACGCCCTCGAGCGCCTCGAGGAGCGGGACCTGCTCTGGTACGACGTCACGGAGGTGGCGGACATCCCGCGCGCGTGA
- a CDS encoding HU family DNA-binding protein — translation MAGTSDIVARVAARTADGGGTRTQASTAVEAVLAEITAALVAGERVTLTGFGTFEPVPRAARAARNPRTGEPVQVPATTVTRFRPGSGLRAAVAGRRGAADVPGGTAAGTAVSTAVDGEALTASTGASTGRTTSGGAKAGKKSADAKAGKKSADAKGGKKSADAKAGKKPADAKGRKKSTAAKGGKKSADAKAGRKAADAKGRKKSTAAKGRK, via the coding sequence ATGGCGGGTACGAGCGACATCGTGGCGAGGGTGGCCGCGCGGACGGCCGACGGCGGAGGGACGCGCACGCAGGCGTCGACGGCGGTCGAGGCGGTGCTGGCGGAGATCACCGCCGCGCTCGTCGCGGGCGAGCGCGTGACCCTGACGGGCTTCGGGACGTTCGAGCCGGTGCCGCGCGCCGCCCGGGCCGCCCGCAACCCGCGGACGGGTGAGCCCGTCCAGGTGCCCGCCACGACCGTCACCCGGTTCCGGCCGGGGTCGGGGCTGCGCGCCGCGGTCGCCGGGCGCCGGGGTGCGGCCGACGTGCCGGGGGGCACGGCGGCGGGCACTGCGGTGAGCACGGCGGTGGACGGCGAGGCCCTGACGGCCTCGACGGGCGCGTCCACGGGCCGCACGACGTCGGGCGGCGCGAAGGCCGGGAAGAAGTCGGCGGACGCGAAGGCCGGGAAGAAGTCGGCGGACGCCAAGGGCGGCAAGAAGTCGGCCGACGCGAAGGCCGGGAAGAAGCCCGCGGACGCCAAGGGCCGTAAGAAGTCGACGGCCGCCAAGGGCGGCAAGAAGTCGGCCGACGCGAAGGCCGGGAGGAAGGCGGCGGACGCCAAGGGCCGTAAGAAGTCGACGGCCGCCAAGGGCCGCAAGTAG
- a CDS encoding lysophospholipid acyltransferase family protein, with protein MPSPQRSTRAYRAIARVVRPLMFAVSRPDWHGGEHLPTDRGFIAASNHMTEADPLTLAHYLWDHGHVPRVLAKASLFSVPVLGRVLRATRQIPVHRETASAGDSLLTAVTALAEGECVVVFPEGTLTRDPDLWPMTARTGVARLALTTRAPVVPIAQWGPQDLLARYGKVPRPFPRKKVTVVAGPPVDLSDLYDRPQDTATLREATGRVMTAITRQLEQVRGEQAPAEPFDMRRPPAAPAAPTGDGREGE; from the coding sequence GTGCCGTCGCCGCAGCGTTCCACCCGTGCCTACCGCGCCATCGCCCGCGTCGTGCGGCCGCTCATGTTCGCGGTGTCGCGGCCCGACTGGCACGGGGGGGAGCACCTGCCGACCGACCGCGGGTTCATCGCGGCGTCGAACCACATGACCGAGGCCGACCCGCTCACGCTCGCCCACTACCTGTGGGACCACGGTCACGTGCCGCGCGTCCTGGCGAAGGCGTCGCTGTTCTCCGTGCCGGTCCTCGGGCGGGTGCTGCGTGCGACGCGACAGATCCCGGTGCACCGCGAGACGGCGTCGGCCGGGGACTCCCTGCTCACCGCCGTGACGGCGCTGGCGGAGGGGGAGTGCGTCGTGGTCTTCCCCGAGGGCACGCTGACCCGGGACCCCGACCTGTGGCCGATGACGGCCAGGACCGGGGTGGCCCGTCTCGCCCTGACGACCCGGGCGCCCGTCGTGCCGATCGCGCAGTGGGGTCCGCAGGACCTGCTGGCCCGGTACGGCAAGGTGCCCAGGCCGTTCCCGCGCAAGAAGGTCACCGTCGTGGCGGGGCCGCCGGTCGACCTGTCCGACCTCTACGACCGCCCGCAGGACACCGCGACGCTGCGGGAGGCGACGGGCCGCGTGATGACCGCGATCACCCGGCAGCTCGAGCAGGTGCGGGGCGAGCAGGCGCCCGCCGAGCCGTTCGACATGCGCCGCCCGCCCGCGGCCCCTGCCGCCCCCACCGGCGACGGGCGGGAGGGCGAGTGA
- a CDS encoding trans-sulfuration enzyme family protein — MDRPHTPPHASSPPARLSPDTIAVSAGRPARTPGAAVNPAVVLSSTYVSQGEPGAGEHLYARSGTPTWEPFEEALAALERAGHADAGRATDGPPAVVLASGMAAIAAVLALVPVGGRVVVPRHAYQVTLVLLRELAERGALTVDLVDVADTDAVAAAVRGSGDVPPAAMLWLESPTNPMLEVADVASLVTAAHGVAALVAVDNTFATPLVQRPLALGADLVVHSVTKYLAGHSDVVLGAVVTDDADLHARVVAHRTTHGAIAGPFEVWLALRGLRTLALRVERSQRSAAELARRLAAHPAVREVRHPSLPDDPGHARATAQMDGYGSVLGVRPVGGAAGADAFVAAVRLWVPATSLGGVESTLERRRRFGTESLTVPEDLVRMSVGIEDVDDLWADLETALDAARAVAED; from the coding sequence GTGGACCGTCCGCACACCCCGCCGCACGCCTCGTCGCCCCCCGCGCGGCTCTCCCCCGACACGATCGCCGTCAGCGCGGGCCGGCCCGCGCGCACGCCGGGTGCCGCCGTGAACCCGGCCGTCGTGCTGTCGTCGACGTACGTCTCCCAGGGGGAACCGGGGGCCGGCGAGCACCTCTACGCCCGCAGCGGCACGCCCACCTGGGAGCCGTTCGAGGAGGCCCTGGCCGCGCTCGAGCGCGCGGGGCACGCGGACGCCGGCCGTGCGACCGACGGCCCACCCGCGGTCGTGCTGGCCTCCGGCATGGCGGCGATCGCCGCCGTGCTGGCGCTCGTGCCCGTCGGCGGGCGCGTCGTCGTGCCGCGGCACGCGTACCAGGTCACCCTCGTCCTGCTGCGCGAGCTGGCCGAGCGGGGCGCCCTGACGGTGGACCTCGTCGACGTCGCGGACACCGACGCCGTCGCGGCTGCCGTGCGCGGCAGCGGGGACGTCCCGCCGGCCGCGATGCTGTGGCTCGAGTCCCCGACCAACCCGATGCTCGAGGTCGCGGACGTCGCGTCGCTGGTCACCGCCGCGCACGGGGTCGCGGCGCTCGTCGCGGTCGACAACACGTTCGCCACGCCGCTCGTGCAGCGCCCGCTCGCGCTCGGTGCCGACCTCGTCGTGCACTCGGTGACGAAGTACCTCGCCGGGCACTCCGACGTCGTCCTCGGCGCCGTGGTGACGGACGACGCGGACCTGCACGCGCGCGTGGTCGCGCACCGCACGACCCACGGCGCGATCGCCGGGCCCTTCGAGGTCTGGCTGGCCCTGCGGGGCCTGCGCACGCTGGCCCTGCGCGTCGAGCGGTCGCAGCGCAGCGCCGCCGAGCTCGCACGCCGCCTGGCCGCCCACCCGGCTGTGCGCGAGGTACGGCACCCGAGCCTCCCGGACGACCCCGGCCACGCCCGCGCCACCGCGCAGATGGACGGGTACGGGTCCGTGCTGGGGGTGCGGCCGGTCGGTGGTGCCGCGGGGGCCGACGCGTTCGTCGCGGCGGTGCGCCTGTGGGTGCCGGCGACGAGCCTGGGCGGCGTGGAGTCCACGCTCGAGAGGCGCCGCCGGTTCGGCACGGAGTCGCTGACGGTCCCGGAGGACCTCGTCCGGATGAGCGTCGGCATCGAGGACGTCGACGACCTGTGGGCGGACCTCGAGACCGCCCTCGACGCGGCACGGGCGGTCGCCGAGGACTGA